A stretch of the Fusobacterium varium genome encodes the following:
- a CDS encoding putative RNA-binding protein yields MSNVIEIKAMNKEQAITRALKILEASPEHVVKVKEKQKSLSFLGLFNREGIYEIEIDKELRKEIIKTEPKKEVKPEIKEYKKKEVKEHKEKTEIKEKQHKETVKEKLEEAVDASDLVEAKAKELLEYIGLNLRVDVNKVHDRTYLVNLYGEDNGIIIGKKGKTLNSFEYLLNSLLKEYRIEVDVEGFKEKRNQTLRELGKKMAEKALKTNKAVRLNPMPPRERKVIHEVVNKYPELDTFSEGRDPKRYIVIKRKK; encoded by the coding sequence ATGAGTAATGTTATAGAAATCAAAGCCATGAATAAGGAACAAGCTATAACTAGAGCTTTAAAAATATTGGAAGCATCACCAGAACATGTAGTAAAAGTAAAAGAAAAACAGAAAAGCCTATCTTTTCTAGGATTATTTAATAGAGAAGGTATTTATGAGATAGAAATAGATAAAGAATTAAGAAAAGAAATTATAAAAACTGAACCTAAAAAAGAGGTTAAACCAGAAATAAAAGAATACAAGAAAAAAGAAGTTAAAGAGCATAAAGAAAAAACAGAGATAAAAGAAAAACAACATAAAGAAACAGTAAAGGAAAAACTGGAAGAAGCAGTAGATGCAAGTGATCTTGTTGAAGCTAAGGCTAAAGAGCTTCTTGAATATATAGGGCTTAACCTTCGTGTAGATGTAAATAAAGTCCATGACAGAACATATCTTGTTAATCTCTATGGAGAAGACAATGGAATAATAATAGGGAAAAAAGGAAAGACTTTAAATAGTTTTGAATATCTATTGAATTCTCTGTTAAAAGAGTACAGAATAGAAGTGGATGTTGAAGGATTTAAAGAAAAAAGAAATCAGACTTTAAGAGAATTAGGAAAGAAAATGGCTGAAAAGGCATTGAAAACTAATAAAGCTGTAAGACTTAATCCAATGCCTCCTAGAGAAAGAAAAGTAATACATGAAGTTGTAAATAAATATCCAGAACTAGATACATTCAGTGAAGGTAGAGACCCTAAAAGATATATAGTTATCAAAAGGAAAAAATAG